One genomic region from Oncorhynchus clarkii lewisi isolate Uvic-CL-2024 chromosome 21, UVic_Ocla_1.0, whole genome shotgun sequence encodes:
- the LOC139378662 gene encoding DENN domain-containing protein 5B-like isoform X6, whose amino-acid sequence MSGTNAASGAAPCRFAHYFVICGIDTETGLEPDELAALYQWLEADRQGRDPDTAAAGENFEQSPLKRTFKSKVLAHYPENVEWNPFDQDAVNMLCMPKGLSFRTQADSREPQFHSFLITREDGSRTYGFVHTFYEEVTSPQICSAMQTLYQMHQAENPSSATPSSSSSSSMDSLASSLDEADSPSSSSCRSAACGGYDASRDTLYVSKALCLITPMPFMHGCRRFLSQMHRAVTAASPPPLPLESYVHNILYEVPLPPPGRSLKFHGVYEPIVCQRPGPGELPLADFPLGQTFTLLGVENLVQLFNCTLLEMQILLYSQDYQRLMTVAEGITTLLFPFQWQHVYVPILPASLLHFLDAPVPYLMGLQSKEGTDRSKLELPQEANLCFVDIDNHCIELPEDFPQFPNKPEFIQELSEVLLRYGISPVGGAPPTSVPTTTTTPGSVSTRHPGLKSQQALRELEDDGRNGNLGGEQLAVLELLQGNATLERLQALAKRTGVRVEALRGVGGEGEGQGGRTAVEEEELRNAKLNVQLREVFASRFTTMFADYEAFVIQSAPDLESWLTNREQMHNFDKASFLSDQPEPYLPFLSHFIETQMFATFIDNKIMSQWEEKEPLLRVFDGRIDKARLYNVRAPSLRSSNYQRCTVLKESAQAIEQRLMKIDHTAIHPHLLDMKIGQGKYEQGFFPKLQSDVLSVGPTNNNRWSSRTATAQRRKDRHRQQTEHLTLDNDLKEKYMQEARSLGKNLRQPKLSDLSPAVIAQTNWKFVEGLLKECRMKTKRMLVEKMGREAVELGHGEANITGLEENTLIASLCDLLERIWSHGLQVKQGKSALWSHLLHYQAREEKLEQQQAESPVSNGPERRKSESSIGMPSLRASVMQDMRHIQSMGEIKTDVGRARAWIRLSLEKKLLSQHLKQLLTRQALTKKLYKRYAFLRCEEEKEQFLFHLLSLNTVDYFCFTSVFTTIMIPYRAVIIPIKKLSNAMTTSNPWVCVSGELGDSGVRQITKNILEMTFDCQNLGKLTTVQLGHDNSGLLAKWLVDCVMVRNEITGHTYKFPCGRWLGKGVDDGSLERVLIGELALPNADEDFGRGCRTPDMQHSPGQTRRVSITSMGGRGYKPTSAQIQEAIGEAVNSICKHFHKPEKERGSLTILLCGEVGLVGALELFFHNGFKSARLFQKTVFVWDFVEKAVAYMESADQMGDMQETAEPLGLTCVSLCHYVSAINSSPRNIGKDGKFQLLVCLGARDRLLIQWLPLLVECPVIQRMYEESALLRDRTTVNALIAVLQTLHDFPITLEASLVKGIDL is encoded by the exons CTTTGTACCAATGGCTAGAGGCTGACCGCCAAGGCAGGGACCCCGATACAGCAGCCGCAG gggAGAACTTTGAGCAGAGCCCCCTGAAGAGGACGTTTAAGTCTAAAGTCCTGGCCCACTACCCTGAGAACGTGGAGTGGAACCCTTTCGACCAGGATGCTGTCAACATG CTCTGTATGCCCAAAGGCCTGTCGTTCAGGACACAGGCAGACAGCCGCGAGCCCCAGTTCCACTCCTTCCTGATCACGCGGGAGGACGGCTCTCGCACCTACGGCTTCGTCCACACCTTCTACGAGGAGGTGACGTCGCCTCAGATCTGCTCGGCCATGCAGACCCTCTACCAGATGCACCAGGCCGAGAACCCTTCCTCcgccaccccctcctcctcttcttcctccagcATGGACTCTCTGGCTAGCAGCCTCGACGAAGCAGATTCTCCATCTTCCTCCTCGTGCCGGTCGGCGGCGTGTGGCGGCTACGACGCGTCGCGTGACACGCTCTACGTCTCCAAGGCGTTGTGTCTGATCACGCCCATGCCCTTCATGCACGGCTGCCGCCGTTTCCTGTCCCAGATGCACCGGGCCGTCACGGCCGCCTCGCCCCCGCCCCTCCCCCTGGAGAGCTACGTGCACAACATCCTGTACGAGGTGCCCCTGCCCCCCCCGGGGCGCTCGCTGAAGTTCCACGGGGTGTACGAGCCCATCGTGTGTCAGCGTCCTGGGCCCGGGGAGCTGCCTCTGGCTGACTTCCCTCTGGGCCAGACCTTCACTCTGCTGGGGGTAGAGAACCTGGTGCAGCTGTTCAACTGTACCCTGCTGGAGATGCAGATTCTGCTCTACTCACAGG ACTACCAGCGGTTGATGACAGTTGCGGAGGGCATCACCACCCTGCTCTTCCCGTTCCAGTGGCAGCATGTCTACGTGCCCATCCTACCCGCGTCACTGCTGCACTTCCTGGATGCCCCCGTGCCCTACCTCATGGGCCTGCAGTCCAAGGAGGGTACCGACCGCTCCAAACTAGAGCTGCCACAGGAG GCTAACCTGTGCTTCGTGGACATTGACAACCACTGCATCGAGCTGCCTGAGGACTTCCCCCAGTTCCCTAACAAACCAGAGTTCATCCAGGAGCTCAGTGAAGTCCTCCTCCGCTACGGCATATCCCCAGTGGGGGGCGCTCCTCCAACCTctgtccccaccaccaccaccacccctgggTCCGTCTCTACCCGTCACCCTGGTCTGAAGAGCCAACAGGCCCTGAGGGAGCTAGAGGACGATGGGAGGAATGGGAACCTAGGCGGGGAGCAGTTAGCTGTGTTGGAGCTTCTCCAAGGGAACGCTACTCTGGAAAGACTCCAGGCTCTGGCTAAGAGAACAGGGGTCCGTGTGGAAGCCCTGAGGGGGgtagggggtgagggagagggccAGGGGGGGAGGACGGCAGTCGAAGAGGAGGAGCTGAGGAACGCTAAGCTGAATGTACAGTTGAGGGAGGTGTTCGCTAGCAGGTTTACCACAATGTTCGCGGACTATGAGGCCTTCGTCATCCAAAGCGCTCCGGACCTGGAGTCCTGGCTCACCAACCGAGAGCAGATGCACAACTTTGATAAG gcATCCTTCCTATCTGACCAGCCGGAGCCCTACCTGCCCTTCCTGTCCCACTTCATCGAGACCCAGATGTTCGCCACCTTCATCGACAACAAGATCATGTCCCAATGGGAGGAGAAGGAGCCGCTGCTCCGCGTGTTTGACGGACGCATCGATAAAGCTCGTCTATACAATGTTAGAGCCCCAAGTCTGCGATCCTCCAACTACCAGAGGTGCACCGTCCTCAAGGAGTCAG CCCAGGCCATCGAACAGCGGCTGATGAAGATCGACCACACAGCCATCCACCCCCACCTGTTGGATATGAAGATTGGACAGGGCAAATATGAACAGGGCTTCTTCCCCAAGCTGCAGTCTGACGTGCTCTCGGTCGGACCCACCAATAACAA CAGGTGGTCCAGTCGTACTGCTACGGCTCAGCGTAGGAAAGACCGTCACAGACAACAAACAGAACACCTGACTCTAGATAACGACCTCAAAGAG AAGTACATGCAGGAGGCTCGGAGCCTGGGGAAGAACCTCCGTCAGCCCAAGCTGTCTGACCTCTCACCTGCCGTCATCGCTCAGACCAACTGGAAGTTTGTAGAGGGACTACTCAAGGAGTGTCGCATGAAG ACTAAGCGTATGTTGGTGGAGAAGATGGGCAGGGAGGCAGTGGAGCTGGGTCATGGGGAGGCCAACATCACAGGTCTGGAGGAGAACACTCTCATCGCCTCCCTCTGTGACCTGCTGGAGAGGATCTGGAGCCACGGCCTACAAGTCAAACAG GGGAAGTCAGCTCTGTGGTCCCACCTTCTGCACTACCAGGCCAGAGAggagaaactggagcagcagcaggcaGAGTCACCAG TGTCAAATGGTCCAGAGAGACGAAAGTCTGAGTCGTCAATAGGGATGCCATCACTGCGAGCGTCCGTCATGCAGGATATGAG GCACATCCAGAGTATGGGGGAGATAAAGACTGATGTGGGCAGAGCGAGGGCCTGGATCCGTCTTTCTCTGGAGAAGAagctactctcccaacacctcaaACAGCTGCTGACCCGCCAAGCCTTAACCAa GAAGTTGTATAAGCGCTACGCCTTCCTGCGctgtgaggaggagaaggagcagTTCCTGTTTCACCTGCTCTCCCTCAACACTGTCGACTACTTTTGTTTCACCAGTGTCTTCACCACCATCA TGATCCCGTACCGCGCCGTCATCATCCCCATCAAGAAGCTGAGCAACGCCATGACGACCTCCAAcccgtgggtgtgtgtgtcgggTGAGCTGGGTGACTCGGGCGTCAGGCAGATCACCAAGAACATCCTGGAGATGACCTTCGAT TGTCAAAACCTGGGTAAGCTGACTACAGTCCAGTTGGGTCATGATAACTCTGGGCTGCTGGCTAAATGGTTGGTGGACTGTGTCATGGTCCGCAACGAGATCACAGGACACACCTACAAGTTCCCGTGTGGGCGGTGGCTTGGCAAAGGCGTGGACGACGGCAGTCTGGAGCGCGTTCTGATTGGTGAGCTGGCGTTGCCCAACGCCGATGAGGATTTTGGGAGAGGGTGTCGCACGCCTGACATGCAGCATTCGCCGGGTCAGACCAGACGCGTCAGCATCACCTCGATGGGAGGACGCGGATACA AGCCCACCTCAGCTCAAATCCAGGAGGCCATCGGCGAGGCAGTGAACAGCATCTGCAAGCACTTCCACAAGCCTgagaaagag agGGGCAGTCTGACCATCCTGCTGTGTGGTGAGGTTGGTCTGGTCGGGGCTCTGGAGCTGTTCTTCCACAACGGCTTCAAGTCCGCCCGCCTCTTCCAGAAGACCGTCTTTGTCTGGGACTTTGTGG AGAAGGCTGTGGCTTACATGGAGTCAGCAGACCAGATGGGGGACATGCAGGAGACTGCTGAGCCCCTGGGCCtgacctgtgtctctctctgtcactatgTCAGTGCCATCAACTCCTCGCCCAGGAACATTGGCAAGGACGGCAAGTTCCAGCTGCTTGTCTGCCTGGGGGCCAG agaTCGTCTGCTGATTCAGTGGCTCCCTCTGTTGGTGGAGTGTCCAGTGATCCAGCGGATGTACGAGGAGTCTGCTCTGCTGCGGGACCGGACCACAGTCAACGCTCTCATCGCTGTCCTGCAGACCCTCCACGACTTCCCCATCACTCTGGAGGCCTCGCTTGTCAAGGGCATCGACCTTTAA